A part of Oncorhynchus clarkii lewisi isolate Uvic-CL-2024 chromosome 17, UVic_Ocla_1.0, whole genome shotgun sequence genomic DNA contains:
- the LOC139369448 gene encoding cadherin-3-like: MEDGVIRTAYNLDLEAERALAHSVLLVRAYSVAVERSATATVTVNVLDVNEFPPFCSPSVFVLEVSETIEVGSSLGSLTCVDIDVSNQSVSLTLVDNRLSLLKFRLKDGQLQVNNTLNYDSAEMATNNFQYEATILATDTGTPPLTCQFTLCCSLCVSCIQYTII, from the exons atgg AGGACGGTGTCATCAGAACAGCCTATAACCTGGACCTGGAGGCGGAGCGGGCCCTGGCCCACAGTGTTCTATTGGTCAGAGCCTACAGCGTGGCAGTGGAACGCTCCGCTACCGCCACGGTCACTGTCAACGTTTTGGATGTCAATGAGTTCCCACCCTTCTGCTCCCCCTCAGTGTTTGT GCTGGAGGTGTCAGAGACCATTGAGGTGGGCAGCAGCCTGGGCTCATTGACCTGTGTTGACATTGACGTCAGTAACCAGAGTGTGTCTCTCACACTCGTCGATAACAGATTATCACTGCTCAAATTCCGCCTCAAAGACGGACAGCTCCAG GTTAACAACACTCTGAACTATGACTCTGCTGAGATGGCCACCAATAACTTCCAGTATGAGGCCACCATCTTGGCTACGGACACAGGCACCCCTCCTCTCACGTGTCAGTTCACTTTGTGTTGTTCCCTGTGTGTGTCATGTATACAGTACACCATCATCTAA